A single Aminobacterium mobile DSM 12262 DNA region contains:
- a CDS encoding HD domain-containing protein, which produces MINRSLIERIFSAASIERWNDHPRPIQFTELAKQAHKMIIAYVIARHEEDQGTTIQWHALIEGGIFEFLHRVILTDIKPPVFHKLMGHKIERDKLNLWVIDRFKHELESLRPQLLERFRDYLLDESPSIHLERRILKAAHYLATKWEFDYIYEWSRPLYGIEGTRDEINRQIKEHDDLGAVKTMLLGRELPDSQKGIYGFIALVGQLRFQKRWAQTPRVPETSVLGHLLIVAILSYFMSIEIGACPRRLYNNFYGGLFHDLPEVLTRDIISPVKNSVEGLDDLIKEYERQAMEEKIYPLIPIDWRPEIRYFTEDEFCNRIWLEGDKIPTNLEDRELDSSQNKDEYNPIDGKIIEACDKLSAFVEASLSMRTGITSPALDEAKRKLYSRYANKKLYGFPVGQLFDFFW; this is translated from the coding sequence ATGATCAATCGATCTCTCATAGAAAGAATTTTTTCCGCGGCCAGCATCGAGCGATGGAACGACCATCCCAGGCCAATTCAATTTACAGAACTCGCTAAACAGGCTCATAAAATGATTATAGCTTACGTTATTGCAAGGCATGAGGAAGATCAGGGGACAACCATACAATGGCATGCCCTCATAGAGGGAGGAATATTTGAATTTCTCCACCGAGTTATTCTTACTGATATTAAACCACCTGTATTCCATAAATTAATGGGCCATAAGATAGAGAGAGATAAACTTAATCTCTGGGTTATAGATCGTTTTAAACATGAGCTGGAATCTTTAAGACCTCAGCTTCTAGAACGGTTCAGAGATTATCTTTTAGACGAGTCTCCTTCCATACATCTCGAGCGCCGCATTCTAAAAGCAGCACACTATCTTGCGACAAAATGGGAATTCGATTATATCTACGAATGGAGCCGTCCTCTTTATGGTATAGAAGGAACGAGAGACGAAATTAACCGACAAATAAAAGAACACGACGACTTAGGTGCGGTAAAAACCATGCTCCTTGGCCGAGAGCTTCCTGACTCGCAAAAAGGTATTTATGGCTTTATAGCTCTTGTAGGGCAGCTCCGTTTCCAAAAACGCTGGGCTCAAACCCCAAGAGTTCCTGAAACATCTGTTCTTGGGCACTTGCTCATTGTCGCAATTTTATCTTACTTTATGTCTATTGAAATAGGTGCATGTCCTAGGCGACTCTATAATAATTTTTATGGAGGGCTGTTTCATGATCTCCCCGAGGTTCTAACTCGAGACATTATTTCCCCCGTAAAAAATTCTGTGGAAGGACTTGACGATCTCATAAAGGAATATGAGCGTCAAGCTATGGAAGAAAAAATTTACCCCCTCATCCCCATAGACTGGAGGCCTGAAATCAGGTACTTTACAGAAGACGAATTTTGTAACCGTATATGGCTGGAGGGAGATAAGATTCCCACGAACCTAGAAGATCGGGAGCTGGATAGCTCGCAAAATAAAGACGAATATAACCCTATTGATGGGAAAATAATCGAGGCCTGCGACAAACTTTCCGCTTTTGTAGAGGCCTCGCTGTCTATGCGCACCGGTATTACCTCTCCTGCTCTGGACGAGGCAAAAAGGAAACTCTACTCTCGATATGCCAATAAAAAACTCTATGGCTTTCCCGTAGGACAGCTCTTCGATTTCTTTTGGTAA
- a CDS encoding amidohydrolase, with product MKAIVSATIETVTGDAIENGTILFDNTGILAVGEGLVPPEGADVIDGKGLFVSPGLVDAHTHLGVFVQGYPESMADGNEKTNPLTPQLRVLDAVYPHDPGFVDALSGGVTCVQVLPGSANVVGGQGAILKTRVDVVDKMVVQAPSGMKAALGENPVRVYGEKSNTPMTRMGSASLMRQALNDALNYREKKEEAERKGDFFEKNLGMEALLPVIEKKMPLRVHSHRADDIATAIRIAEEFQILYTIEHCTEGHLMAPYLAEKNVMAAVGPTLVGRSKLELKNKSWETLTALYNAGVHFCIITDHPVIPIDQFIVCASLACHAGLPREVALKAVTLWGAEHLGIADKVGSLEAGKDADIVLWDGDPLDARSHVLKTFIDGEEAYSLS from the coding sequence ATGAAAGCCATAGTCTCGGCAACTATTGAAACTGTAACAGGAGATGCAATTGAGAATGGAACGATTCTTTTCGATAACACAGGAATTTTAGCAGTGGGAGAAGGACTTGTCCCGCCAGAAGGAGCGGATGTTATAGATGGGAAAGGTTTGTTTGTTTCCCCAGGTCTTGTAGATGCTCATACACATCTCGGTGTTTTTGTTCAGGGCTACCCTGAGAGCATGGCTGATGGAAACGAGAAAACCAATCCTCTAACTCCTCAACTTCGAGTACTTGATGCAGTGTATCCTCATGATCCGGGATTTGTGGATGCTCTCTCTGGAGGAGTTACCTGTGTCCAAGTGTTACCTGGCAGTGCGAATGTGGTAGGTGGGCAGGGTGCTATTTTAAAGACCCGTGTCGACGTAGTAGATAAAATGGTGGTACAGGCTCCTTCCGGAATGAAAGCTGCTCTTGGTGAAAATCCGGTGCGCGTTTATGGAGAAAAATCAAACACACCCATGACCCGTATGGGGAGTGCTTCTCTTATGCGCCAGGCTTTGAATGATGCCTTGAACTATAGAGAAAAAAAGGAAGAGGCGGAGCGAAAAGGGGATTTTTTTGAGAAAAACTTGGGGATGGAAGCATTGCTTCCTGTTATTGAAAAAAAGATGCCGCTTCGTGTCCATTCTCACCGAGCCGATGATATTGCTACGGCTATTCGTATCGCAGAAGAGTTTCAAATTCTTTACACCATAGAGCATTGTACAGAAGGCCATCTTATGGCACCATATCTTGCTGAAAAAAATGTAATGGCAGCAGTAGGTCCCACCCTTGTAGGGAGATCGAAGCTCGAGTTGAAAAATAAGAGCTGGGAGACATTGACGGCTCTTTACAACGCAGGGGTGCATTTCTGCATCATTACAGACCATCCTGTTATTCCTATTGACCAGTTTATAGTTTGTGCCTCTCTTGCCTGCCATGCGGGTCTTCCTCGTGAGGTGGCGTTGAAGGCAGTGACTCTCTGGGGTGCTGAGCATCTTGGTATTGCAGATAAGGTGGGCTCTCTGGAAGCCGGGAAAGATGCAGACATAGTCCTTTGGGATGGAGATCCTTTGGATGCCCGATCTCATGTGCTTAAAACCTTTATTGATGGAGAAGAGGCCTATTCACTCTCATAA
- the larB gene encoding nickel pincer cofactor biosynthesis protein LarB produces the protein MNDSDLKRMIQQLREGTLDADTFIQHVKTLPFQDLGEVKLDTHRALRKGFAEIVYCPNKSEEQLQTIAEALSDSNENILFSRATLEQYKVVANILPDAHYHEKARIIGIKRRKIEPVLGLAIISAGSSDVPVAEEAAVTAEYMGCTPKRLYDIGIAGLHRLLAHIETLQTSLAIVAVAGMEGALPSVLAGLVSCPVIGVPTSTGYGANLGGIAPLLTMLNSCATGVAVVNIDNGLGAGYLAGRIVLQATQK, from the coding sequence ATGAATGACTCCGATCTGAAAAGAATGATACAACAACTTCGCGAAGGAACCTTAGACGCAGATACTTTTATCCAGCATGTAAAAACCTTGCCTTTTCAAGATTTGGGAGAAGTGAAGCTCGACACTCATAGAGCTCTCAGGAAAGGATTTGCTGAGATTGTTTATTGTCCGAACAAAAGTGAGGAACAGCTGCAAACTATTGCTGAGGCCCTTTCTGACAGCAATGAAAATATATTATTTTCCAGAGCAACATTGGAACAATATAAAGTTGTAGCCAACATTCTTCCTGATGCGCATTATCATGAAAAAGCTAGGATCATCGGCATAAAACGTCGAAAAATAGAGCCCGTACTAGGGCTCGCTATCATTAGCGCAGGAAGCAGCGATGTCCCTGTAGCAGAAGAAGCAGCCGTTACTGCCGAGTATATGGGGTGCACTCCCAAACGACTTTACGACATAGGCATAGCAGGGCTACATCGTTTGCTCGCTCACATCGAAACCCTCCAAACATCCCTGGCCATCGTAGCCGTTGCAGGTATGGAGGGAGCCCTTCCGAGCGTCTTAGCCGGTTTAGTTTCATGCCCGGTCATAGGGGTTCCAACTAGTACTGGGTACGGTGCTAACTTAGGGGGAATTGCGCCTTTGCTGACTATGCTTAATTCTTGCGCCACAGGAGTAGCAGTCGTTAATATCGATAATGGATTAGGTGCCGGTTACCTCGCTGGGCGCATTGTTCTCCAGGCAACACAAAAATAG
- a CDS encoding iron-containing alcohol dehydrogenase, which translates to MWDHKVAINEIREIRTRTTAYLGVGAIKKIDDIIEALASQGIKRVLCVTGHSSYKKTGAWNYVIAAFKKHGIDYVLYDKVTPNPTADSVDEATQMGLQFKAQGVIAIGGGSPIDAGKSAAILMEYPHKTARELFELTFIPAKAAPIVAINLTHGTGTEVDRFAVVSIPEKEYKPAIAYDCIYPLYAIDDPALMTGLSPDQTRYVSIDAVNHVVEAATSVVASPYSILLAQETVRLVSTYLPQALQHPTDLTARYFLLYASLIAGISFDNGLLHFTHALEHPLSAVKPNLAHGLGLAMLLPAVLKQIYPAQPEVLAALFTPVVGILKGEPAEAEKVAKAVEKWLFDLGVTSKLADEGYKEEDLDRLTELAMTTPSLDGLLSVAPVPASRDTIRTIYKESMTSYSAR; encoded by the coding sequence ATGTGGGACCATAAAGTTGCTATTAACGAAATTAGAGAGATCAGAACGAGAACCACAGCCTATTTAGGAGTTGGCGCCATTAAAAAAATAGATGACATTATAGAGGCCCTCGCCTCTCAGGGTATAAAGCGAGTTCTCTGCGTAACAGGGCATAGCTCTTATAAGAAAACAGGGGCTTGGAATTACGTAATAGCTGCCTTTAAAAAACACGGCATAGATTATGTTCTATACGATAAAGTAACACCTAACCCTACCGCAGATTCGGTGGATGAGGCCACTCAGATGGGACTTCAATTCAAAGCCCAGGGAGTTATTGCCATTGGAGGGGGAAGCCCCATAGATGCAGGAAAAAGCGCAGCAATTCTTATGGAGTACCCTCATAAAACGGCACGGGAGCTTTTTGAACTTACTTTTATTCCCGCTAAAGCAGCGCCTATCGTTGCTATCAATTTAACCCACGGGACAGGAACAGAAGTAGATCGTTTTGCAGTAGTGAGCATTCCAGAGAAAGAGTATAAGCCAGCTATTGCCTATGATTGCATATATCCTCTTTATGCCATTGACGATCCGGCTCTCATGACGGGCCTTTCCCCAGACCAGACTCGATATGTCTCTATTGATGCCGTTAATCATGTGGTGGAGGCTGCTACTTCTGTTGTAGCAAGTCCTTACTCCATCCTTCTCGCACAGGAAACTGTCCGACTAGTATCTACATATTTACCTCAAGCATTGCAACATCCTACAGATTTAACAGCCCGGTACTTTTTGCTCTATGCCTCCCTTATAGCCGGGATAAGCTTTGATAACGGGTTGCTTCACTTTACTCATGCTTTGGAGCACCCTCTTTCCGCTGTCAAACCAAATCTTGCTCATGGGTTAGGGCTGGCCATGCTTTTACCAGCAGTTTTAAAGCAAATCTATCCTGCCCAGCCAGAAGTTCTTGCTGCTCTTTTTACACCTGTCGTTGGGATCCTTAAAGGAGAACCTGCAGAAGCAGAGAAAGTGGCAAAAGCAGTAGAAAAATGGCTCTTTGACCTCGGGGTAACATCTAAATTAGCTGACGAAGGGTATAAGGAAGAAGATTTGGACCGACTTACAGAGTTGGCCATGACCACCCCTTCTCTCGATGGGTTATTGAGCGTAGCGCCAGTGCCTGCTTCCAGAGACACTATTCGGACGATCTATAAAGAATCTATGACTTCTTATTCTGCTCGATAA
- a CDS encoding amidohydrolase — translation MNELNKYKELISTLDTTIEKNVETVWKLNLYMASHPELGEQEFEASRKMNDLLAQAHFETEYPYSDIPTAFCGKKGKETPHVALLAEYDALPEIGHGCGHCLHGSMTLLAGLSLSPLMRSLSTGTLFVIGTPAEETNGAKVTLSEKGIFDSMDLAMMIHCNDNVSYVPYRSLAMDAIEFTFTGQTAHAAGAPWEGRNALNGVQLFFHSIDMLRQHVKPGVRMHGIVSKGGEAPNIVPDLASAKFYFRAPDRKYLDIVLQKVFKCAQGVALATETEVEWKNVEFSFHEMRPNKAAEDMMEGVFAECGISTTPAPGAGGSSDMGNVSQHCPALQPLLSITDMQIPHHTREFAQAVTTPRAKEMLKIGAQILGRAALRCFTDPLFCEAIKKEFLSY, via the coding sequence TTGAACGAATTGAATAAATACAAAGAGCTTATCTCTACTCTGGACACGACCATAGAGAAAAACGTAGAAACTGTATGGAAATTGAACCTATATATGGCCTCTCACCCTGAATTAGGTGAACAGGAATTTGAAGCGAGCCGAAAAATGAACGATCTTCTCGCCCAAGCTCATTTCGAAACAGAATATCCTTACAGTGACATTCCAACCGCTTTCTGTGGCAAAAAAGGGAAGGAGACGCCCCACGTAGCCCTTCTGGCAGAATACGATGCGTTACCTGAAATAGGCCATGGATGTGGACATTGCCTTCATGGTTCCATGACTCTCTTGGCCGGACTTTCTCTTTCCCCTCTCATGAGATCTCTTTCTACTGGAACTCTTTTTGTAATAGGGACTCCGGCGGAAGAAACAAACGGCGCTAAAGTGACTCTTTCAGAAAAGGGGATTTTTGATTCTATGGACTTAGCCATGATGATCCATTGCAATGATAATGTAAGTTATGTACCTTATCGGTCTCTAGCAATGGATGCCATTGAATTCACCTTTACAGGACAAACTGCTCATGCCGCTGGAGCTCCGTGGGAAGGGCGCAATGCCCTTAACGGCGTCCAACTTTTCTTTCATAGTATCGATATGCTACGTCAACATGTAAAGCCAGGAGTCAGAATGCATGGCATCGTTTCAAAAGGCGGAGAAGCACCAAACATTGTTCCAGATTTGGCCTCAGCCAAGTTCTATTTCAGAGCTCCAGATAGAAAATATCTAGACATTGTTTTGCAAAAAGTCTTTAAATGTGCTCAAGGAGTGGCTCTAGCCACCGAAACAGAAGTTGAATGGAAGAATGTAGAATTTAGTTTCCACGAAATGCGTCCCAATAAGGCTGCTGAAGACATGATGGAGGGAGTGTTTGCCGAATGCGGCATATCTACAACCCCAGCTCCCGGCGCTGGCGGGTCAAGCGACATGGGCAATGTAAGTCAACATTGTCCAGCCTTGCAACCTCTACTCTCTATTACAGACATGCAAATACCTCATCATACACGAGAATTCGCACAAGCAGTCACAACACCACGAGCAAAGGAAATGTTGAAAATTGGCGCTCAAATATTAGGAAGAGCTGCGCTCCGATGCTTTACCGACCCTCTATTTTGTGAGGCTATAAAAAAAGAATTTCTCTCTTATTAA
- a CDS encoding AMP-binding protein, which produces MNTKATRLDQVIMNRLKKDWAEPILWWSGEWWTGEDIACLAAQYRQSLGDAGFGKGHRLAVMMPNSPAVLALSLAAWALGGAVAPINTRAGVPTTLGILELIDPFAVIMSEKMEELEEALASKEIPFFVSPLDAALPHISGRQSVVGDEELAVIFATSGTTGRPKAVPLSHSNLIHNATTVFEELTELAEGDVFLNVLPNFHSFGFTVAGVMPLLCGMKQTILPSFLPPHKTLEAICVSKTNVLLVVPTMLSFLLSSIDHGAPKPDHVKLIISGGDKLNIQLDSKIKEYFGVGVLEGYGLTECSPVVCVNPSYAKRKLGTVGPFISGYQWKLGNEHGEDVKTSKEGVLWVRGSSVAAEYFRDPEKSAGRFDGGWFNTGDYVQIDEDGYVRILDRVTDIIIVGGFNVYPQEVEAILQTHPAIEQTVVIGIPHQINGEVPKAYVKKAPGIALSPRDVIDFCKKHLAHYKVPRSVEFIDAFPLSSTGKILRRLLRKKEEVKHS; this is translated from the coding sequence ATGAACACAAAGGCAACAAGGCTAGATCAGGTAATTATGAACAGGCTGAAAAAAGACTGGGCAGAACCTATCCTTTGGTGGAGCGGTGAGTGGTGGACAGGAGAGGATATTGCATGTTTAGCTGCTCAGTATAGGCAAAGTTTGGGAGATGCAGGGTTCGGGAAAGGGCATCGATTGGCTGTAATGATGCCTAATTCTCCAGCTGTATTGGCGCTTTCTTTAGCTGCTTGGGCACTGGGTGGTGCCGTAGCTCCTATCAATACTCGAGCGGGAGTTCCCACGACTCTTGGGATCTTAGAGCTTATTGATCCTTTTGCGGTTATAATGTCTGAAAAGATGGAGGAATTGGAAGAAGCTCTGGCTTCAAAGGAGATCCCTTTCTTTGTTTCTCCTCTTGATGCGGCCCTTCCGCATATATCGGGACGCCAGTCTGTGGTAGGCGATGAAGAATTAGCTGTAATTTTTGCTACGTCTGGCACAACTGGCCGGCCAAAAGCTGTGCCTTTGAGCCACTCTAATTTGATTCATAATGCCACGACGGTATTTGAAGAGTTGACGGAGTTGGCCGAAGGGGACGTCTTCCTTAATGTGCTGCCCAACTTCCACTCTTTTGGCTTTACAGTAGCGGGGGTAATGCCCCTGCTCTGTGGTATGAAACAGACTATTTTGCCCTCTTTTCTTCCACCCCATAAGACGCTAGAGGCTATTTGTGTGTCGAAAACAAATGTTTTGCTTGTAGTTCCCACAATGCTTTCTTTCCTGCTTTCTTCTATTGACCACGGTGCTCCTAAACCTGATCATGTGAAGCTTATTATAAGTGGGGGAGATAAGCTGAACATACAGTTAGACTCAAAAATCAAGGAATATTTTGGGGTGGGTGTGCTTGAAGGGTATGGATTGACAGAGTGTTCTCCCGTTGTATGTGTAAATCCGTCTTATGCCAAGCGAAAACTTGGAACTGTCGGTCCTTTTATTTCTGGATATCAGTGGAAACTTGGAAATGAACATGGGGAAGATGTAAAAACTTCCAAGGAAGGAGTTTTATGGGTTCGAGGAAGCTCTGTCGCGGCTGAATATTTTAGAGATCCTGAAAAGTCGGCGGGGCGTTTCGATGGAGGATGGTTCAACACAGGTGATTATGTTCAGATTGACGAAGACGGGTATGTCAGAATCCTCGATAGGGTGACAGATATTATTATTGTTGGAGGATTTAACGTTTATCCCCAGGAAGTGGAGGCTATACTTCAGACCCACCCGGCAATAGAGCAAACTGTTGTAATAGGAATTCCCCATCAGATTAACGGAGAGGTTCCTAAAGCGTATGTAAAAAAAGCGCCAGGAATTGCCTTATCTCCAAGAGATGTAATTGATTTCTGCAAAAAACATTTAGCTCATTATAAGGTGCCGCGGAGCGTAGAATTTATAGACGCATTTCCTCTCTCAAGTACAGGAAAGATACTTCGTCGCCTTCTGAGGAAAAAAGAAGAGGTAAAACACTCATAA
- a CDS encoding ferritin-like domain-containing protein, translating into MTSECFEMKEALRYGIHAEIEAKNFYRIWAESVTKPHEKKELMELAEWEKEHEEDLKKLYLKMYGEECPIDPHMVVSPELKVQTKDFGDVTSLLRIASAAYLSEMRAKEFYERLEKESAGETAIMFGKLKNMESGHMDITKKRYMAIREDVVGFRAF; encoded by the coding sequence ATGACATCAGAGTGCTTTGAAATGAAAGAGGCTCTCAGGTATGGTATACATGCTGAAATAGAAGCCAAGAACTTTTACCGTATCTGGGCTGAGAGTGTTACAAAACCTCATGAGAAGAAAGAATTGATGGAATTGGCAGAGTGGGAGAAAGAGCATGAAGAAGACCTGAAGAAGCTGTACCTAAAAATGTATGGTGAAGAATGCCCTATAGATCCTCATATGGTTGTCTCTCCTGAACTGAAGGTACAGACCAAAGACTTCGGAGATGTAACGTCCCTTCTACGCATTGCTTCTGCTGCATATTTATCGGAAATGAGAGCGAAAGAATTCTATGAACGCCTCGAGAAAGAGAGCGCTGGCGAAACAGCTATTATGTTTGGCAAGCTCAAAAATATGGAAAGTGGTCATATGGACATTACTAAGAAAAGGTATATGGCTATTCGGGAAGACGTTGTAGGATTTCGAGCATTCTAA
- a CDS encoding 2-hydroxyacid dehydrogenase, with protein MSKKENLVVVSCALTPEERRKLEAPLERVATVLYLDDCKDRVSLLKEADVLISFFFNREIHKEEYPLLKKLRLLQTLSAGVDYLPFSEMPQHFFIACNAGGWAYQIAEHVVALTMALARHLVPLHLKLAQGEFDREKYVLRNLKGMTAGIVGFGGIGQRTATLFKAFGMKIMALNTSGKTTIPVDFIGTLYQLPQVLKESDVVLLALPLTKQTKGFIGTKELSIMKKDAILINVARAPLIIEKDLYEHLKRNPSFQVGLDVWWKEPTWGRDNFHVDYPFLELPNVLGSPHNSNYVAGAMAEACEVAARNIALFLEGKRWHGSIDREDYVLTD; from the coding sequence ATGAGTAAAAAAGAAAATCTTGTTGTAGTTTCATGTGCGCTGACGCCGGAAGAACGGCGAAAGCTAGAAGCCCCTCTTGAAAGAGTAGCGACAGTGCTTTATTTGGATGATTGCAAAGATAGAGTGTCGCTCTTAAAAGAAGCTGATGTTTTAATATCTTTCTTTTTTAATCGTGAAATCCATAAAGAAGAGTACCCCCTGCTCAAAAAATTGCGCTTGTTACAGACTCTTTCTGCAGGTGTAGATTATCTTCCCTTTTCTGAAATGCCTCAACATTTCTTTATAGCATGTAATGCCGGAGGGTGGGCCTATCAAATAGCAGAGCATGTTGTAGCTTTGACTATGGCGCTCGCAAGACATCTCGTTCCTCTTCATTTGAAGTTGGCACAAGGAGAATTCGACAGAGAGAAATATGTCTTAAGAAATCTGAAAGGAATGACGGCTGGAATCGTAGGCTTTGGAGGAATAGGGCAACGTACAGCAACGTTATTTAAAGCTTTTGGCATGAAAATCATGGCTTTAAATACCAGTGGTAAGACGACAATTCCAGTAGATTTTATAGGAACGCTTTATCAGTTGCCTCAAGTCTTAAAGGAATCCGACGTAGTGTTACTGGCACTTCCTCTTACAAAACAAACGAAGGGGTTTATTGGCACAAAGGAATTGTCGATAATGAAGAAAGATGCCATATTGATTAATGTGGCTCGCGCTCCTCTCATAATAGAAAAAGACCTTTATGAACATCTGAAAAGAAACCCCAGTTTCCAGGTAGGTCTTGATGTATGGTGGAAAGAACCTACATGGGGCAGAGACAATTTTCATGTGGACTATCCTTTCCTTGAACTCCCTAACGTTCTTGGCTCCCCCCACAATTCTAATTATGTAGCTGGTGCCATGGCTGAAGCATGCGAAGTGGCGGCTCGAAATATAGCCCTTTTCCTTGAGGGGAAAAGGTGGCACGGCTCTATAGATCGAGAAGACTATGTTCTTACCGATTGA
- a CDS encoding methyl-accepting chemotaxis protein, which yields MSYGSVSRKIAAAFAALIFFMAVVGWLSYRSLNHSSLGLLQYQRLAEVSNESAKVQVALMSLKASATRYIEFRRVEDQIQYRDIQAAFEAALSRLASNVEKTEQKEKIDIISSLLDEYNQAFQTAVQLNDDMEILFQTGFLNQSEIMEQELTALMVEAEKNQNASLSYYAGLGVRSLLLAKADGIHYLQTGDQTLIGKLKRELVDLSGYMPLFDMMVEGHEAGRDHLQKFTESLKNFEEQIPTIVEIDTKRRAIRSETIEELGSKMEEQIASIQKALESFQQKLGPELAEQNNTALRYIFLAASLMVLSCVVTGLILSRHITTPLRQVVCLAQRAAERDLSWGRDDFGAERRDEFGHMADVLSAMIDSLRNALVEVRGNAYNSLQRAESLAALSQESTASMEEIRGALEELNTLSEESGHALEQAGDAVNVVAENASESAHSSSEAAKTSAFAASLSEEAASRVEAVISSIQHVEDQMKETESKIARLGSSIKNISGFVNVITAIADQTNLLSLNAAIEAARAGDAGRGFAVVADEVRKLAEESAEAARNIESQISELQKDASVSIDAIRETGETMKSTVVDARHARKGMEDALSETAKIDEIIQALAALAQNQALAGEEMKGTVERVLSAARSMRQMVATIRQAGEETVKAAESVAREAEGVSHGSEQVSHLMDTFTLKRVSTSSGNALPDKGAVRGGEKTAVLTPHSSISGDQ from the coding sequence ATGTCGTATGGAAGCGTGTCGCGAAAGATTGCGGCGGCTTTCGCGGCTCTGATCTTTTTTATGGCGGTGGTAGGATGGTTAAGCTATAGGTCCTTGAATCATTCTTCTTTAGGCTTATTACAATATCAGCGTTTAGCTGAAGTGAGCAATGAAAGTGCAAAAGTACAGGTCGCGCTTATGTCCCTTAAAGCTTCCGCCACGCGGTACATTGAATTCAGAAGAGTTGAGGATCAAATTCAGTACCGGGATATTCAGGCGGCTTTTGAGGCGGCTCTTTCTCGCCTTGCTTCTAATGTTGAAAAAACAGAACAGAAAGAAAAAATAGATATAATTTCTTCTCTTCTCGATGAATATAATCAAGCCTTTCAAACAGCAGTTCAATTGAATGACGACATGGAGATTCTTTTTCAGACAGGCTTTCTCAATCAGAGTGAAATTATGGAACAGGAGTTAACTGCTCTTATGGTGGAAGCGGAGAAGAATCAAAATGCCAGCCTTTCATATTATGCAGGACTAGGGGTGAGGAGTCTCTTATTGGCCAAGGCTGACGGAATCCATTATCTTCAAACGGGAGATCAGACTCTTATTGGTAAGTTAAAGCGAGAACTAGTGGATCTCTCGGGGTATATGCCTCTTTTTGATATGATGGTTGAAGGTCATGAGGCAGGGCGTGACCACCTCCAGAAGTTTACTGAATCGTTAAAAAATTTTGAAGAACAAATACCTACTATAGTGGAAATAGATACGAAACGTCGGGCTATTCGGTCGGAGACGATAGAGGAACTCGGCTCCAAAATGGAGGAGCAAATAGCTTCTATTCAAAAAGCTTTAGAGTCCTTCCAGCAAAAATTGGGACCAGAACTTGCAGAACAGAATAATACGGCCCTTCGCTATATTTTCCTTGCGGCTTCTCTTATGGTCCTTTCGTGTGTAGTGACCGGATTGATTTTGTCTCGTCATATAACAACGCCCCTTCGTCAAGTTGTTTGTCTCGCCCAAAGGGCGGCAGAACGAGACCTCTCTTGGGGAAGAGATGATTTTGGAGCGGAACGGAGAGATGAGTTCGGCCATATGGCAGATGTTCTTTCTGCCATGATAGATTCTCTTCGGAATGCTTTAGTGGAAGTGCGAGGTAATGCATATAATTCCCTTCAGCGAGCAGAGAGTCTTGCTGCCTTGTCTCAGGAAAGCACGGCCTCTATGGAGGAAATTCGGGGTGCTTTAGAAGAGCTCAACACCCTCTCTGAGGAGAGTGGGCATGCTTTGGAACAAGCTGGAGATGCTGTTAACGTAGTAGCAGAGAATGCATCAGAATCGGCTCATTCCTCTTCTGAAGCGGCAAAAACATCGGCTTTCGCCGCTTCTCTTTCAGAAGAGGCTGCGTCAAGAGTTGAGGCCGTTATTAGCTCTATACAACATGTGGAAGATCAGATGAAGGAAACAGAGTCTAAAATAGCTCGTCTTGGTTCTTCTATTAAGAATATTTCAGGTTTTGTGAATGTAATTACGGCTATAGCAGATCAGACGAATCTCCTTTCGCTCAATGCTGCTATTGAAGCTGCCAGAGCTGGAGATGCTGGGCGAGGGTTTGCAGTTGTAGCTGACGAAGTTCGAAAATTGGCAGAGGAGTCGGCTGAAGCTGCTCGAAATATTGAGTCGCAAATTTCAGAGCTACAAAAAGATGCCTCTGTTTCTATAGATGCTATTCGAGAAACAGGAGAAACCATGAAAAGTACAGTGGTAGATGCCCGCCATGCGAGAAAAGGCATGGAAGATGCTCTCTCTGAAACGGCAAAAATAGATGAAATTATCCAGGCCCTTGCTGCTTTGGCTCAGAATCAGGCTCTGGCTGGTGAAGAAATGAAAGGGACGGTAGAACGTGTTCTTTCTGCGGCTCGTAGCATGAGGCAGATGGTGGCTACTATTCGGCAAGCAGGTGAAGAGACAGTAAAGGCTGCTGAGAGTGTGGCACGAGAAGCAGAGGGAGTGAGTCATGGTTCAGAACAGGTGTCCCATTTGATGGATACTTTTACTCTTAAGAGAGTTTCTACTTCTTCTGGCAATGCTTTGCCGGATAAAGGGGCAGTCCGAGGAGGAGAAAAAACAGCTGTTTTAACTCCACACTCGTCAATTTCAGGAGATCAATAA